The genomic window CTCGGGACAACAGCGTGGTGCGCTCCCATACAGTCCAGAAGGTTCCATACAGCAAAGATCCTGATGCTGAAGCCTGAGAGACTCCGGTTTCCTGAAGCAGCACAAAATCACTGCGGCAGAGAAAAGCAGGGGTAAATAAAGGAGGAATACACCATCTAATGTAACAAATAAAATAGtttatgtaagaaaaaaaaacatggcataaacatttaatttaattttagtcAATATTTAGATACACTTTAGTATTAGCGAATAATTGTTGACTTGAGGGTTTTCAAATAATGTGCAACAAAGTGCAACCTGAAAAATATTATACATCTAGTTTCATTTAAGACTTCAAATTGTATATGTTACCAATAGACTCCAGCCAGCTGTAGGGCTATGAGTCACTTCCATGCTTTggattaaaataaacatgtccCAACACCTTTGTGCTGCTATGCAAACCAGCTTAAATACCAGAGTTTGTTCTACTATTTCTGGAACAGgtgaaccccccccccacaaCTCTGTTCATGCAAGAAGGATTAATTGACTAAAGAGAAAGGCAAATTTGCCCTGCCCTATCTCCCGCACTGTATGTATCAAAGTTGTTACCCGGCAGAGACAGCATGGAGTTCCCCCTGGAAGAGCTTGAGGAAAAATGCCAGGAGGTCACTGTGGAATTGTAACAGTGTTGGCAGGGCAGGTCCAGGGAGCGGGTGACAAGTGACCTCACTGGACAGGCAGTAACTGCAggaatacacacatacagagaaacagtgcaaaaattattttatttctgcgTTTTCAATAAATGTCAAGAATGCTTGTTAATTACACAACGTTGGTGTCTGTTTCCTAACATAAGCGCTACCTCCAATATTGCATACCATGAACTCCCTAATCAGTATGTGTGCTATCATTTAAGATACTGTTGTGCAAATGAAAAGCAGTACGCATTTTTTGGACGCACTGACCTCCAATTACTATGTCACTTCCTGCCGGTTGGAGATTCATCTCTATGGTAACACATGTCAACCTTAACTCTACTGgcaatttcacatttttaaaacatagtACACCTAATTGAAGCATTATTGATGTTAGAGAGCTGTCTTGATTGCCATCTGCCATTGTCTGTTCTGAATGTTGTTGTCTAccacattgcattgtgggatatttaTGCCAGTGTCgtgtccagtgtttgcatactTTAATATTTCACCAGAAACAGTGCACAGTTGATGCACTATTGGTTTAATACTAAGGTTTTGGACATACTAAAAAATATCACACACTGTTTTAGAGCACTGAATAGTCTGTTAGTATGGAATTCGGACGCAGCCTTAACATAGAATTATTTGACAAGAAATCCCACGTGATATGAGGTTTACCTGATGGCTGTCTGGAGAAAAGGCCACAGGCCTGTTTTACACCGAGGACACTGCAACACCTGagtgaaatattttttcactttgCTGGGAGCCAGCCAGGGAGGATTGGTAATGAGCAGGTTACACATGACCTGCTGGAAATTTCTCAGGAAGACAGATGTGGCGTTACCCTGTGACATCATGGACAGACAATGATACAAGTTTGACTGGTTTGTACATTTGCATtcaaagtaaaaatgaaaaacatacagCACAGATAAGCCTAACGACAGTGatccaaaaacaaaccaaaacaaaaacttgaATTACAGCTTCCCGGTTTCATGCCTCTGTGTACCAGTCATGTTgcacagtttacattcatgtctaaGAAAACAAGGATGATTCACACACATctccaacccccccccccagcagcacagaagatctatacaatcagcacagtttcaacgtggacacccaagattagtgtcaccaattcagtgacTGACCAAATTtccccccttctgttcctgggATTTGATGTTGAGTGATGGCCAGAAAACCCTTgacattttatcctattagacatttgtgtaaaactttgtcataattagtgaatgaagtcttggccaaaaacatgttttgtgaggtcactgtgacctttgaccatcaaattctaatcagttcatccttgagtccaagttaaTGTTGgtgccatatttgaagaaattctctcaaggcgtTCGAAAGAAAACGCATTCACACGAATGTAACAGAtgtaaggtcactgtgaccttagtctgagtgggcggaagttcgctgcatagatcagtctctcattgggcggaacgagctacctgctgaagtcccgccctaccacctNcttaaagtgagagtcagcccagccagacctttcttttcttgagaaaggtctggtgagctagactactgtgaccttgacctttgaccggcaaaatctaatcagtgcTTCCTTAAGTCCAAGGgagtgtttgtgccaaatttgaataagtTCCCccaaggctttcttgagatattacgttTATGAGAATGAGGTAGATGATGTCACaacaaccttgacctttgacctatggcCATCAAACACTAATCAGTCCATTGTTAAGTcccagtggacatttgtgccaaatttgaagatattccctCGGGGcgtttcttgagatatcgcgctcatgagaatgggatgtaTATACGGACGAcctaaaacataatgcctctggctgcGGCTATCGCTGTTATGGAGGTAGAAAAACCAAAAAAGGCAGCTACCAAAATTCTAAAATATAATGAAGCAGGTTATACTTTCATGCAGCCCCTGAGGCTAATGAAGCAGCAGGTGGGAATTTATGCACTCTGGTAATTCTGGTCCTACCTGCTGTGCATATTCTAAGAGGGAGATCAGGTATGGCACTGGTGGCAGCAGGCCGGGGAACACAGCACTTCTGATTGAATCCAAGGCTTCAATGAAGAGGCCGCACTCTATCATAGTACCAACGTTGCTGAAGTCTGTCTCTGTAGCCTGGAGGAATAAAAGAACAATGATGAAACGTAAGCGATATatggaaaggaggagaaaacaCTGCACTCTAAGAGACGGGCGGCAGAAAGAGGAGGGCAGGAGGGTAATGGGAATAGGAAGTGAATGGGCATCAAAAGTTCCTGGAGGTCATTTCTGACTGTCTGTTACTGGCAAATAGCATATGGATTCAGAAAGTACAGAATGGAAATACACGAGCACTTATAATAGCAATCTGATGGAGATCCACTTGGGTAAGGTATGGACAGGACGGTGGAGAGTATTGTTAATAGGCCTGCCAATCAAAACTCTCAGATCAGCTGACAGTGGTGGTTAGATCGGTGACCTGAGTATGATGCGCCCTTGCTCTCGATGTCACTTTCCATTGAAATGTATGACACAAAGGAAATTGAATGCCCTGATCTTCTTGATGAAACACATAGTTATTTTAGAGATGTAAGGTAGTGATCAGGGGTGGGGAAGGGGGGTGGGTATGTGTGCATGTCTACCTGGAACTGTGGACGGTATGGGTCATTGTAACCCATAAATTCAAGGAAGCACAGTCTCGGGCGGCTCTATAGCAAAGACACCATTAACAATGTCAGATATATACATACAACACAAGGACAAAAAAAGTAAGTTCAAGTAAGCAGAATGTAAGCCAACTAAGAGCTTATTATATGATGACTAGAAACTACGTTTCTCTGCAAcatgctttcacacacacacacacacacacacacacacacacacacacacacacacatatccagaCCTCCTGTTTGATGACATAGTCCCTGAGTTCTGTTTCCAGGCTAGAGATATCCACAAAGTTGGCCTTCTTCGTCTCTGATGCAGCATGATCATTGCTTATGTCAAACATATCCACGCAGTTGCTCTGCCAGAGAAAAACACGGCAGCAACAGTAGAAgacttttaatattttcaagCCAATATTCCTacaattaaaaagcattaatatAAATTGTTAAATAGGTTTGGGCAACCAatcagaagcaaaataaaagccttcaaTACTTGAGCGCTGATTGCACATAAATGAAATCAAGACCGCACCTTTTACATAAATAAGTTTAACTTACCCCAAAGAGGTGCTGGACAATGTGGCTTACAGGGTAGCAAGGAGCATTATGGGATTTTGAGTCCCCAGTGAAGGGTTTCGCCATGACATGTGTGACAGAGGCATGAGAAGGAGGAGGGCATCGGTATACTTTTGCCCTGCCTGCTTTTAGAAGCCTGGGAAAGATTAAAATCATTTAGTATCATACTCCACAAAATTATGAATGGATTGTTGGGATTGGCGATAAAGTAAAGACATCCCACCGTCTGAACATGGCCCTGCGTGTGGGTTCCTGGACCATGAGGAGCACCCTCCAGCCCTGGAAGGCTCCTGCTAGCCTTCCACTGGCCACCTTCTCCCTCCACTGCCTGACAGGGTAGAAGGGAGACGTGGCACCTGTGGAAAAGGCAACTTCATAGGGTCCCTCTGCGAGCCAGGAGCCATGCTTAAAACTGTCCAGCACGTATTCTGGAGTCACAACCCACTTTCCTGGTCAAGGCAAAtgaaagagagagcagcagtgttttgtAGGTAGTTCAGTTAGATGATAAATTCAAAACGATAAGATATAACTTAATTTTCATCACTGTAATAATAGCAATCATCATGACTGACCTGCAGCACAGGCTGCCAAAAACTTCTCACTGGACAAAACCTGAGGGACTATGAGATGGGTGCTGGCATGCTGATAGACCTAGAAGACGATCAATGCATCAGTCTaatgacatgtaacacacaaTTATAAGTGGCAGACAATAAGAAGTGGGTTTTCATATGTCATAAATACAAGATGTTCCTGTAGGTGGGTCTGTATGATAtggttaaaattaaaatcaaataatCTAATTGTTGCACACTGCAAAGAACTGTGTTCCGCTGTTACGTGTTTCAACACTCGATTAACCTTTTCAAAACTGCTAAGTATATACCAATAGATACATATGAAATAAAACTCTGTCATATATTAAAAGTAGATATATGAAACCACACATAACTATCGTAAAAGTTGTGAAAACCAAACTACAGTCGAACATCAGTTGTAAACACTACAGTATTAAGCACATAGTCTCTCTTAGTGTGTACACATCTACCTGGCAGGCACTACGCACACTGACAGAGAGACTAACTGCTGTCAGCCAGAGGCAAAATTTTCTGCATGTGTACCGACAACACAAAGACCCAGAACCACCGTGTTCTCCAACTCCTTGCTACACGTGGCAGTTAACTGTCGATCTGtgatacatacagtacactgcCGCCAGTGCCACTGTCTGATTTATTCACTCAATTACAGTTAGTACTGTAATATACTAAAATACTTTCACACAAAGTGGGTGCTATAGGAATACAAAGATTAAAAGTCTCATAGTTAGATACTAGATTTAGGGCCCCTTGTTTGCGGTGACACACTACCATCGTCTGGCTCCCTATCCCTCACGTCATAGCTTCATGGATCACTTAACGGACTCAACATTCATTGGAGTAAATGTACTAACATTCGCTGGTTCTTTAAAATGCAAAGATTAGTTTGGTCATGTTAATTTAAGCTTCTAGGCTACTTGTGATACTAGTAACCATTTTTAGGACATCACACAAGCTCTGGTTAAGGTGTGAAGGGCATTAATATGATTTGTTTATCATCTAACactgaataataataagatatcagaaaaaaaaggaagttaATCATCAGATGCAGgccctttaaaacaaaatattttacagtctTGGTTGAAGTGCATCTGCCATTTCTCCCTAACTGTCTTTGAGGGATCTGTACTCACAGAGCCACCCATGTATGTTCCCCCCAGCTGCTGGATGCACTGGACCAAAACTCTCTTTTTCTCACGGGTCTTGATCCCAGAGATCTGGAAAACGTGCGTACTGCTCGCCATCCTGACAAAGACATATAAGCATAGACAAAGTGAGGCTGCAATTCTTGTTTGACTGCATGACTTGGAATATGTTAACTGCACATTAACATACCATAGGGAAAACAGGGAGGGGATCATTTGTAGTGGTTTAACTACATATGACGACACTTGATGACACGTTTAGGGCATATCATTTGACTGAGTCGGTTATATAACGTTAGACAGGTAGGACAAAGTTATTTGcatgcaaacaaaacaacaagataaacagtctctgcagcagctcctctAATAACCTTGCACCTGTAGGCTACAGTCTCAGGGTTCACTGGATTACCAAAAACCAGAGTTGATTCTTGTTCATTTACCAGTGGTTCAACTTCAAGTACTCTTAAACACAGCTGACCGATCAGGTACCTTTCCTCATACCACCGATGATGAGTCTGATGTCCTCCCAATTACGTTCAGGCGCGCCAAAACTCCAACACTGACATCGAATAACGTGGGCAGTGTTGTGTCCCAGCGTTTGGCAGTTCCTTCCAAAGATATGTTCAACTTCgcgaaaacaaatacattttgaattgATTATTAGTGTTAATAAACATGTCGATATGTGTTTGCGACTTCACCGCCCAATTGCCATGTGTTGACAGCTTCGCGGCACAGCCAACTATTTCGGAGAGGGGAGTTTTTTCATGTAGTAGTATTATCGATACGTATTATCAACGTTTAAACAACAATGTCTTCGATAAAAAGATGTAAGAATGAATTGAAATTATTAACTTTAATAGCATTTGATCGAATATTGGTAGAAAACGCATACAATTCCGACATAATGGAAAAAGTCCACCCCCATTTGGTTTGCCAGTTGGAATCCTCCATAAAGCGGAAGTTTTCATCGAGTTACTTCCAGGTTGTTGTCACGGACGCTTTCTATCCCCGGAAATAAGGATAATAACATATCGCACAGCACTGATTGATTAGCGGGGATCGATTGATAATATTATCTTGATTCTAACAGAGAGTCTGCTCATGAAACCGCTCGGCTGTTTATTAAAACGGCTCCGTTAACGTTCAGTGACAGCGATAGATAAGCTCCCCATCGCAGTAGTGTCATTGTATTAACCTGCGTGGTGGCACACTTGATGCTGAATTGTATTGGTTTATGGTTTATAGCCACACATAGCTGCCGTAGACAAATGTCAGCAATAAGGAACTCGCACATGACGGTGTCCATATTTCCCCTACCTGTGACGTATTGACATCAAAACGAGAGGCAAATATAAAGGAGCTTATGAGAGGTAAGATacaaaaaacatgcatgtgttgTCGCTCAGAGTAACACTGAATTACACAGGTGCCACGTGAACCCACTGCATTTTGTGAAAAATACAGATCAGCAAAATCAGCGAGGAGGCTATAGTGTCAATTCTTTATGTAGAGCTGCTGTAGAAGATGTGTCTGGTCACATGGTCAAGTACCACAAGGAGGGAAAAGTCAACAGCTCTGCAAGTTatggtctctctttttctctctgtcattgATGTGTTGCTTACATctacaaaaatatgtttattgttaacacCAGAAGAAAACTATGAGAGTAAAGTAGCCTATAATCAAATAAGCAATATTATTACatgttgatttattatttaagtgaaattaaaaataccaATAAATTTGCTAggtccagcttcttaaatgtgatcATCTGCCatatgattttgatttttattattgGTAACTGCATAGATTTTAGTGTCGAGCTGctgtttggacaaaacaaaaaaatattttattctattttatttgtttatttattttacaggttTTTTTGACACTCTAAGGATAAAGGGATTGATCAGTAATCAAATCAATCTGATCCAAGAACGATGACTAAACCCCAGCATACCAAAAGATACTAGATGAGactgttttaaaattaaactaaaatgtTTCCAAATGATAATATAATGCATTTTTTGAGCCATGATGATGAAACCATTAATCGATCATTCATTAGCcatcatcaacaacaatttAGATAGTCAAtcattaattgattatttgCAAAATTCATAAATGTAATGATCTTCAGCTATCCTTTGTTTTATACTGAGTTGGTGTAAATTGAATACCTTTGGGGTTTACGTGTTggttggattaaaaaaaaacatgaagttTAAAGCACAGTCTCACATCAGTGTCTGgttatttaagatttttttttcactattatctgacattttatacagTAAAAGACTGATCACTTATAATAGATCTGTTAATAATGCAAGTAGTTGTTGCGTTACGCCAAATTCTGTGACCTGTCAGAATCTGTGACCCCTAAAACCCAACTCTAACCACTTAACAATTAAcaaaactatgacatttttttttaccagtatGTATTGACTGTATTTACTTTGTATGCCAGATTGTCACCCATCCAGTTACTAAATACAACTAATAAAACCTTTATGTTTATGTCAGTTCCCCTGCTGTAAATGCATGTTTAGGATAGGAGTTTTTAGTTCACTGAAATCATGACTGTTGGGATGTAATAAGCCGCGCAATATGAACTGCTCCACTGTGACAATATTGTCTTGCTTTCCAATAGTTGTAATTGACTCATTGCTCAGTGTACTTTTAATACTGTtgaatgatgatgattattCTACAAAACAGCAATGACAAGTAATATCAGGATTAAGTCATGTATTATTCATTCCCTCAGCGTAGGCTAATCACATGGGCATTTGTTATGATGATGCCAAGTTGTTGCACCGCAATTTTAGAGCAGTCTTACATAACATATTTTAAGACGATATTATGTACACATATTTCCCTATGGTGTAGAAAAAAAGTGACCAATATATTTTAACAAGATTAGTGCCACCTAAATTGAGCAGAACTATCACTATATCAGATCTGATGAGACTAAAGCCCATCACTAAGCAGACAGGACTTATTGTAAAGAGGAAAATCAGTCAGAGGCAGTGCAGTGTAGCAGGACCACATGGTTGCACAGTAACAGTGAAGCCATGTTCCCCCCCTGGGCATGCATGAGATAGTTTTCAGCAGTATTGTGATCTTAGAATATTCACCTATTTAATCTATTATGTTTCTTTTACAGCAGACTGTTAGGTACCCCCTTTAAAATAATGTTGACTTTAACTTGACATGCTCTAAGTGGCTTTAAAGCGACGGCCTGGGGGACGTGCTGCTAAATATTTCAGGACAAACTCATTACTGTAAATGGGCCTGTGTGTTAGCCTAGCTGGGGTAGACAGGCAGCAGCAAGAGAGATAGgacagtgatgtgtgtgtgtgtgtgtgtgtgtgtagctgggTTTCTTCCTCTGTTCTAATAGCTGTGGAGTGGTTGTCTGAGGCAGGCAGCGTCTCAGCGCCTGGCCCAGTTGTCCCTGTTGCAACACTATGAAACGCACAGGGGCTCCTCCAACATCTGCTTTGTAAAGAGCTAATGACAAGACAATGGAGACCGGATGATTTAAAGTATAGTACTAATGAGGCCCTGTGTGCTGCTTGGAGAatcctgacacacactcacttacATGTACACACTCATGCTCAAGATAACAGATGATATGTTGGGGAGACCAGGAGGTAGACACCCAGTAGACATACTGTAGAGTGTACACGTTCAGaccgtctgtccatctgtctgtctgtcttttttacACTTAAAGAGTGTGCTGaagactgcacacacacacacacacacacacacacacacacacacacacattattcatAATCACACACTGTCTGGCTCAGCCCAAATAATTACAATGTTGAGTTCCTAATCCATGGATTTAAAATTTTATTCCCTTTCTGCAATGGCTGCGCATAGACCCCTTCTCAGACAGTGGCGCAGAGGGAGCGTGATGATGAGGGGAAACAgtaagagagaagaagagagggagaaataataAAGGACAAGCTTAACTGGTGAGGCTGTCAGCGGAGGAAAATAATATTTGTCCAGCTGGACAGGCCTCCCTTTGTGCAGGCTAAATGAATGTTGAGCTTCCTGTCTGCCCTGTCAGGGAGAGTGGCATAGACTGTATGCAGCAGCGAAGAAGCGGAGCGGAGTGTGGGGAGCTGTTTGGAGTTTGACAGGGATTATTAAAATCAGAGCAGATGACGAGGAAAGGGGCGAGAGGCGGAGTGTGAGAAAGCCAAATTGACACAGACACTCTCCATTACCTTCCACTTGACTCACGTTGATGACAATGTTGATATGAGACCCAGCAACGCGGCACCAGCGTGGGATTGGCT from Epinephelus moara isolate mb chromosome 8, YSFRI_EMoa_1.0, whole genome shotgun sequence includes these protein-coding regions:
- the slf1 gene encoding SMC5-SMC6 complex localization factor protein 1 isoform X2; translation: MASSTHVFQISGIKTREKKRVLVQCIQQLGGTYMGGSVYQHASTHLIVPQVLSSEKFLAACAAGKWVVTPEYVLDSFKHGSWLAEGPYEVAFSTGATSPFYPVRQWREKVASGRLAGAFQGWRVLLMVQEPTRRAMFRRLLKAGRAKVYRCPPPSHASVTHVMAKPFTGDSKSHNAPCYPVSHIVQHLFGSNCVDMFDISNDHAASETKKANFVDISSLETELRDYVIKQESRPRLCFLEFMGYNDPYRPQFQATETDFSNVGTMIECGLFIEALDSIRSAVFPGLLPPVPYLISLLEYAQQGNATSVFLRNFQQVMCNLLITNPPWLAPSKVKKYFTQVLQCPRCKTGLWPFLQTAISYCLSSEVTCHPLPGPALPTLLQFHSDLLAFFLKLFQGELHAVSAGDFVLLQETGVSQASASGSLLYGTFWTVWERTTLLSRAVKQLTQLLVQAVIEDCAENDEKQRLCLVDTLLDLLSVLVEFWCQQHFKLNQSLVEKGLKDLAEHFAVISQDVSPVALAELVVKIQSTRLKLVIADAIFRSLCCRNGFTVGDEPLSLKKMVMSYLPALGSLAQSPTGACRRTGPTSHSCTSQGTGSSAQSSLVKETSPENENVPRGLNRVNAAGETLLHRACKRNQVETVLQILALPGTDVNVKDHAGWTPLHEACNHGSTACVEALLRHRPAPVLNSQVGGVSPLYDALLNKHMDIAKMLLEHAGSVLLQPTNGNGQTALDLVSATSQREELLHSAHVGDSALRNDSTEVLNLPLLEVGSTLLAHLIFSYQQERGLPSHKQPSDKSHSLGHTLVRALETHSHQKVILGWTDQRAVRLVEDAETLLELGRGSYLGQVSRTVKLCTGENTLFLLKILEDLKCRGEALVADL
- the slf1 gene encoding SMC5-SMC6 complex localization factor protein 1 isoform X1, which translates into the protein MIPSLFSLWMASSTHVFQISGIKTREKKRVLVQCIQQLGGTYMGGSVYQHASTHLIVPQVLSSEKFLAACAAGKWVVTPEYVLDSFKHGSWLAEGPYEVAFSTGATSPFYPVRQWREKVASGRLAGAFQGWRVLLMVQEPTRRAMFRRLLKAGRAKVYRCPPPSHASVTHVMAKPFTGDSKSHNAPCYPVSHIVQHLFGSNCVDMFDISNDHAASETKKANFVDISSLETELRDYVIKQESRPRLCFLEFMGYNDPYRPQFQATETDFSNVGTMIECGLFIEALDSIRSAVFPGLLPPVPYLISLLEYAQQGNATSVFLRNFQQVMCNLLITNPPWLAPSKVKKYFTQVLQCPRCKTGLWPFLQTAISYCLSSEVTCHPLPGPALPTLLQFHSDLLAFFLKLFQGELHAVSAGDFVLLQETGVSQASASGSLLYGTFWTVWERTTLLSRAVKQLTQLLVQAVIEDCAENDEKQRLCLVDTLLDLLSVLVEFWCQQHFKLNQSLVEKGLKDLAEHFAVISQDVSPVALAELVVKIQSTRLKLVIADAIFRSLCCRNGFTVGDEPLSLKKMVMSYLPALGSLAQSPTGACRRTGPTSHSCTSQGTGSSAQSSLVKETSPENENVPRGLNRVNAAGETLLHRACKRNQVETVLQILALPGTDVNVKDHAGWTPLHEACNHGSTACVEALLRHRPAPVLNSQVGGVSPLYDALLNKHMDIAKMLLEHAGSVLLQPTNGNGQTALDLVSATSQREELLHSAHVGDSALRNDSTEVLNLPLLEVGSTLLAHLIFSYQQERGLPSHKQPSDKSHSLGHTLVRALETHSHQKVILGWTDQRAVRLVEDAETLLELGRGSYLGQVSRTVKLCTGENTLFLLKILEDLKCRGEALVADL